The genomic window AGCTTGCTGTTTTGATTCTTGTATCAATTGTTCAATTTGTGCTGCTTGATTGGTTTGTCCCCAAACTATTTTATCAGTGATAGAAATTGTAAACATTCCTAAACATAGACCCAGGAATATTATAGATAAACGTTTAAGTTTCATATTAATCAATTACAAAGTTTCTTATAACAGTTATCATAACTTTAAGTTAGCAAAAATAGTTGGGATAATCTATTAATTTTCTATTGTATCCAACTAAGGAATTTATATTAATATTAAGTTAACTAGAAACTTAATATTATGATTATAAGACATCCCTATGGTTATTAACCGATAGGGATGGACATTAGATGCTATATAGTGGCCGTTGGTCTCACACTATTCAATATGAAACTTTAATTTCACGATCAACACAACGTTAAGCCGGGAAACTGCAAAAACCAGCAAACTATGAACTACCCTATATTATGTTTGAGTTAGCGTAAAACCGACAAAATAGGTATCTTAAATTGCCATCAAAGAGTCTTCTTGACTTGACGCAGTTCTCCTTCAGCAAGAAACGAATAGGAGTTAATAGTGAACCTCCTAACCTCTTAATCATGACACTGTTTCTTTTCGGTTTTTTCTCGATCCATTTTCCCTTATTGGTAAAAAAGGAAACATTTTTCTGTTTATAGGGTTATCTCTTATACTCCTATGCTAAACAGTAAAACTCTGGAGAATGATTAAATTAACCTTAAGAAAAGTCGATAAGTGAAAATACTTATGCTATGTTTCCTAGAAAACATAAGCTTAAAAGAATTAAGATTGACGCAACACATTTTGTTGACGATTAAATTCTCTTTCTTGTGCGGTCAATATCTGAGACTCAATGGGGGGTCTCATATCCCACTGTAATTCAGCTAAGAGTAATAAACAACCAGCCATGATTATCCCAGTAAGGAGAAATTGCCATTGAAGGAAATAAGTTAATAATTGTATTCCGAGTAAGTGAATTAATCCACTGATAATAAAAGTTTGGGAACTCATGCCTATTCCCATGACAATATAACCGATAGCGGTTAATCCTAACCAAAGGGGGCAAAGATTGATCAAAATAACACCGATTCCTGCAAAAATACCAAAATCGGTAATTCCTAACCCTACCACCATTAATCCTATCCACAAATAGACTATCCAGCGTAATTGCTCAACAGTTACCCAGAAATAAGTTAAACAAGCCATAGTCACACTACCCACTAAGGTAAGTACAGACCAGATTATTGCCTGAAACTGCCAACTAATCGGGAAAAAATGAGCCGTCATAAAGATGATAGCTGTGATAATTCCCCACAATAAAAAAACCTGATCGATTCGTGTATAAAATCTATAAAACAGTGTTTTTTGACCAATTCGGCCATAAATTTTTAACAATCCGCACAAGTCCTGAATATCGAGGTCTTTCTGTTTAAAGCGAAGAAGGGGTTGAGATAACTTAAACAATGGGTATTTTCTTGAAATCAACTTTAATTCTAATTGTTCTTAGAGTGTAACATTAATTTATAATTCTTAACATATATTCAATCAAAAACACCGCCCATTATGACTAACAGGCGGTTATTAAAAAATGATCTCTAAGTTTTATACTTGAAGATAATCAAAGTCAACTTCTACATAGAAGATCCGATACCAGCATAAGCACCGTAGAAGAAGAGACCAAGAACAGAAATTGCACCGATACCAGCAATTAAACCGACCAGCCAAAGGGGAATTCTACCTTCTGCAAACATAATTGTACCTCCTAAATAATGCCCAAAAAAATGAATTAGTTAAAGAAATAGCTCGAAAAGAGAATACCAAGAACCGCAATTAAAAGTAATCCTAAGTAAAGGGATGTACGGTTCAATTCTACAGGTTGACGGTTAGGATTTTGATTTCTGTCCATGAATAAACTCCTATCTTTGAATAAACTGCATAGCGGCGATCGCACCGACAAAGAAAACGGTAGGAACAGCTAAGGTATGAACCGCTAGCCATCTTACGGTAAAAATGGGATAAGATGTGGGCTGATTGGAAGTGTTGTTTACCATTGTCTTAAGCCTCTTCTAAACTCAACTACTTATTAAACTCTGTGATTTGGTTTTTTGCTTCAAAACGGTCTTGAATAATGGGTAATTCTTGACGTTCTTGAGTAAAATACTCATCAGGACGAGGGGTTCCAAACACATCGTAGGCTAACCCTGTACTCACAAATAGCCAACCGGCGATGAATAACATAGGGATAGTGATGCTATGAATAACCCAGTAACGAATACTGGTAACAATATCAGAAAATGGACGTTCTCCGGTAACACCTGACATTTTAAGTTTCTCCTCTGAAAGTGAATTACGAATGGCAAAATCTAGTCTACTACGATTTGCGAAACAGTCTTAAATAGAAAAGTATTAAGCTGTTTCTGACGTAGGTTCATATTTGAGCAAGATACCATCTTGTCCCAAAATAAAACCCTTTTCCTGATTAACAAAAACGATTTTATAGAAGTTAGATGGCACGCTTTCAACAGAACGA from Crocosphaera subtropica ATCC 51142 includes these protein-coding regions:
- a CDS encoding photosystem II reaction center protein J, coding for MFAEGRIPLWLVGLIAGIGAISVLGLFFYGAYAGIGSSM
- a CDS encoding photosystem II reaction center protein L, whose amino-acid sequence is MDRNQNPNRQPVELNRTSLYLGLLLIAVLGILFSSYFFN
- the psbF gene encoding cytochrome b559 subunit beta, with protein sequence MVNNTSNQPTSYPIFTVRWLAVHTLAVPTVFFVGAIAAMQFIQR
- the psbE gene encoding cytochrome b559 subunit alpha, yielding MSGVTGERPFSDIVTSIRYWVIHSITIPMLFIAGWLFVSTGLAYDVFGTPRPDEYFTQERQELPIIQDRFEAKNQITEFNK